In one Apostichopus japonicus isolate 1M-3 chromosome 18, ASM3797524v1, whole genome shotgun sequence genomic region, the following are encoded:
- the LOC139959047 gene encoding nuclease EXOG, mitochondrial-like translates to MGVSRFLNGFVSGTVCSAFAFIFYNRFTIDMTDEKYTFRKLHAKEAPRLRAVDSGTALKLRGSEILKYGIPDRGLDARLYENHVLCYDQAKKTPIWVAEHITKADLKGPANRRNCNFNIDPTLDPFFTSHVSDYKGSGWSRGHMAPAGDNKYSQDAMEETFYYTNIVPQDVNNNGGFWNRLEMYCRDLTDKFSEVRVISGPLMLPVQEEEGAKKFVKYEVIGNSSVAVPTHLFKVIAAESPQTPGSPVAVGAFIVPNKPIEGSAQLVEYEVKLEELEKSAGIYFLPQLPASKRVDLCSVDSCKLIPQETLELFFITRKLENAETLQRLESAWKDLDRRSLIPDDYMISIYKKKKESLMNK, encoded by the exons ATGGGGGTCTCAAGATTTCTAAATGGGTTTGTGTCCGGGACTGTTTGTTCAGCGTTTGCATTCATATTTTATAATCGTTTTACCATCGATATGACAGATGAAAAATACACATTCAGAAAACTGCACGCAAAAGAGGCACCTCGACTGAGAGCAGTAG ATTCAGGAACAGCTCTGAAGCTGAGAGGAAGTGAAATCCTCAAGTATGGTATTCCAGACAGGGGTTTGGATGCAAGACTTTACGAGAACCATGTCCTGTGCTATGACCAGGCCAAGAAAACACCAATTTGGGTGGCTGAACATATCACAAAGGCTGACCTCAAGG GTCCAGCAAACAGGAGGAATTGTAATTTTAACATTGATCCCACCTTAGATCCATTCTTTACCTCTCATGTCAGTGATTATAAAGGGAGTGGGTGGTCTAGAGGTCACATGGCCCCTGCTGGAGACAATAAATACAGTCAG GATGCAATGGAAGAAACGTTTTACTACACCAACATAGTTCCACAAGATGTAAACAACAACGGTGGATTTTGGAATCGTTTGGAGATGTACTGTCGAGATCTGACAGACAAGTTTTCCGAAGTGAGAGTTATCAGTGGTCCTTTGATGCTACCAGttcaagaagaagaaggagcAAAGAAATTTGTTAAGTACGAA GTTATTGGTAACAGCTCAGTCGCAGTTCCCACTCATCTCTTCAAAGTTATCGCAGCAGAAAGTCCACAGACACCAGGATCACCTGTCGCTGTGGGAGCTTTTATCGTACCCAACAAGCCAATAGAAGGCAGTGCCCAACTGGTTGAATATGAGGTCAAGTTAGAGGAGCTGGAAAAATCTGCTGGGATTTACTTTTTACCTCAACTACCAGCCTCAAAGAGAGTCGATTTGTGCTCTGTGGATTCTTGTAAACTAATCCCACAAGAAACATTGGAATTATTCTTTATTACCAGAAAGTTAGAAAATGCCGAAACGTTACAAAGATTAGAATCAGCGTGGAAGGACTTGGACAGAAGAAGCTTGATACCTGATGATTATATGATTAGTAtatacaagaagaaaaaagaaagtctGATGAATAAATAG